The DNA region ATAAACTGGTTTCATGTTAATCCAAAGTCATTTGATCGATCAATtgattttggacaaaatcaattGATGGATCAAATGACCTCAGATTGATATGAAATCAATTCATATGTGTTCGACTACtcctcttgattatattcatacatTCAAatctcaatttgactcaatatattgagaataataatttttcgaacataaaaatattttaaaaaattaattcatattttaaaaaaattattgttctcaatatattaggtcaaattgatgtttaattgtagggatAAATCAGGAGAACTAGTCGAACACATAaaatctagtttcatgtcaatccgataTAATTTGGTCCATTAGCctatttttttaacacgaattaaaattttcaaatatattcatcttcaaaaaattattgctctcaatatattcagTCAAATTGACATTTGAAGGTATAAATATAATCATGAGAGTAGATGAACACATAAGAACGAGTTTCATATAAATTCGAGGACATTTGATTCATCGGCCAATTTTGGACAAAATTGACTAATGTACCAAAAGAGATAACTGAATATATAAGAACTAATTTATGTCAATCGTTGTTTGATGTATTAaccaattttatctaaaattaactttgaaaaaataaataaataaataaatcagtcAACTGATTTACTTAAAATTTAGACTTTTCAACATAGAACGAAAtcaattaaactaacttaaaaaatcaatcaactgatttagataaaatgaaaaataaatacaaaatttgataattttaaatttccctgcatgatttgataattttaaaaacttattacatGATTTAATAAAAAAGCCCTTTATGTAAGTTTTCATAGTAATCCATCCGAAGTCCAATTCTGGTCCACCAACCAACCAACCATCacaaatgtttttattttttataataaaagccacacaattaaattcaattaaagataaaaaatcGAGCATTCTAATGCTGCTATAATATGATTTCAGAGAATAATAATAGCATTAAgtgattaatttttaatataagaagaaaaaaattgtcATCCTCTACCCACTTAACAATCGACTATCCTTTTCTTCTCACATAATTTGAAGATGATCGTAAAAATTGAGATCATAGAATAATAACTTTGCTATAATGAAATAAGTATCAATTTTTAATATATACATGATTCGAAGGAAAAAATTCTGTCATCCTCTAACCACTTAACAATCGACTATCCTCTAACCACTTAACAATCGACTATAAACTGACCTTTCCTTCTCACATAATTTGAAAATGAACCGTAAAAActgagataaacataatcatcgTCTCACCTCTAGAGAGGGAAATGGGAAATGGATAATATCGTGGCCGTAAAAACAAGAAGATTCATAGTTCTGCTCTTGTCATAGCAACATTAGATAACATGTTTCCCGGACTGAGCTGAGTTGATACCCATAGACTATATAATATGTCCCCGCTGAAACTTGTTTAGAATTCTTCCCTCCGTTATCCCTGTAAAAGCACCCCCTCTAAACTTGTACTTTCTGCTGAAGTAAACAAGAACTAAATCCATATCACCATTAATGCCACGTAACAGTTTTAGTAGTTAGTAGTTGGAGGGTAAAACGACCATCAAGTTCTTGATCTTGAAAATTTTCCAGACATTTAGAGAGAGTAAAACTAGAGGGAATGAAATTTTCCCTCATACCATCTTATCAATACCTCCAGATTAAAAGTCACATAAACAATTTTAATGCAACCAACATTCAATCTAACTCATCATTAATTATTCATGACATCTCGGTGATTGATGCCAAACCTCAGTCAAATAGCAATGACGATATCGTGGCTGAATAAGCAAAGTAAATTTCAGCTGGGTGGAGGAACTCTGTAATATGCAGGAACAGTTGCAGGGAGGAACATTTGCCGAACCCCTTCTGCCTTTATGATAGGAAAAATTATACCTGATGCactctgaaaaaaaaaatggaaggaTGATGAGGAGCATTGACAAAATAGATCCACAAGCAGCCACATCCAGCTATGTTGATCATCGATCAGAAAGTTTATTACTTACAGAAATCAGTCTAGCTCCAATCCACAATCCCTTAAGAGATGGAAATGGCAGAAGCAGGCGTCCAACCCCATAGACTGCGACAGCAAAGAAGTGAGCGACCAAACTCATTGGACGAGGATTAAGACCAGAGAGTAAGGCGATTGGTCCACTTGAATAGATGCCTCCAAGACTCAGGTAGTCAAAACAGGCTTGTCGCATTTCGATCCTAGCTCTGTCAGGAGAGGCACTGAATACCTTGTACAAGGCACCTGCCAATGTGTTTATGGTAGAAGCCACTGGCTGCAAGTAAAATGTGAGCTTCAAGTAAAATGTGAGCTTTTAAATGAATGACGTTCAGCATGTCAAAAATAGAAGAAATGGCAACGGAGATTCCTTACTTTTCTTAAGGTGTAGAAAGATTCCAGGTATTTGCAAAGAGAGGATGCATCATGGAGATCATGGAGAGGCCTCAGGAGGTCCCGAAGAACAACAATATCAGACAAGGCGACTGTCATTCCACCACCAGTGAGTGGGTGACGCATATTAAATGCATCCCCTAACAAGAGGGCTCCGGGAGTGGGATGTGGAGCAGCCGGCATACTTCTGTTTGGCATAGATCTAATGTTTCCTTTATCAATGGCCTCAATAAACGCAGCATGCAGTTCAATTGGAACCTGCATCAGCCATATGAAGTTAGTTTTTTCGTTGTCAATTAGTTGTTAACTGAAGCAATTTTTATAGGAATTCTGGTGGCAAAGTAAATCCATGTAACTGATTCTAAAGTACCTGAGGTGCCACGACAGTCTTCAGATAATTTGCCATTTCACCATTGGCAACAGAAGGTACCTTATTTCCAGGTATATCAACCAGACAGCGAACTTCGGTGCTACTTATTGGGTAAAACAGTATTGGTGAAGGATCTCCTAAGATGACATGCCCGTGGTTTGGAAATGGAAGAAGACAATTTTCAAGAACCAAACCAACAAAGCATGAAGGCACATCAACCTGAGGAAATAAATAATGAATTGCAGCTCACAATTAAGTTCAAGTATGTATGATGCTAGCTTACATCTTGCGCAAAAACACATGAAATCTGGAGTATCCAATACCCACATAGATCTAATTATCTGAGCATCCAACatctcattttctgatttttttaaCATGCATCTGAATGTTGGTGTCAGAGTGTAATGGTAGAGTTGTATGATAAATAGCATGAAAATAAATCAATATACTTATTGGGAAGAACAAAAGACAGTCTGTTACCTTCGGAGAGCAAAGTCTACGTCTCAGATTTGAGAAGCAACCATCACACACAATTGTAAGTGGTGCAAAAGCTTTACACTCTTCGCCAGATTTAGTCTTGTAAACTACTCCCTTAACTGTTCCATTTTCTTCAATCAAGGACGTGACCGTTCCCTGCTCCTGCTGGACACTGCAAGAAAGGTTGACAATCTACTTGTAACTACAAAAGTAAAATATGTGTAAACTAAGTTGGTATAAATATGCATTCAATGTGATGAAGTGAATCTTGATGATGTATTGCATAGATAGATCAGGCCTATGAACAAAGCAGTATCAAGAACTAATGGAAGAAAGATGCATTTTGTTTTCCTTATGCAATACATTGCTATAGGCCTATAGCTAACATAGGAAAGACCACATATTGTACGAACTTGTCAGGGTTTCCCAAGCCTAGTAAAAGCCACTTAAACACATTGTTGAGACTTATGTATATATATCTTTATACATATATATCTTTATGAATTAGTGATCATATTCAAGGTTCCTTTTATCTCCCTAATCAGCTCTGTGGAAGTCTTAAATGAGGAAACTCTTTCCAAGTAAGCTAAATATTCCCTTTACTAGCTTGTATCGAAACACAGATCTGGGTATGACATTAAAAGTGCAAAATTATTCAACTAAAGATCATAAATAGATATATTCAGAAGTCTACAAATGGTTTGAAGGTTACTTAGCCAAGGATGCTGCTTTCTCTCGCATCCTTTGGATGAAACGGCCATTATGGAAGCTCCTTCCAGCAACATCAGCATGTTGCTTTTCCAATGGGTACGAGAGCCTGGTGCCTTTCCCATCTTTAAAAAGGGCATAACCAACTATTCGTTGAGCATCAATTTCACCAACACAGTCTGAGACAAATACAGAGAAGATGAGAAGATATCAGAAAAGACATTGAACAAAAACATAAATTAGGAAATTAGTCGTTTTCCTCCAAAAGAACGTGAAAATTGTAGAGACGCAAAATGAAGTCTTCAATGTTGGCAAAAATCATTAGGGTGCCGTGCCAGCACAAAAAATCATTGAAATTCAATTAACACTGATTGATTTGATGGATTACCTTCAAGGCCCAATTCTAATAATTTTAGGTAGCCTCCAGGTTGCAAAAGTTCACCAACAATTCTGTCAGGTTCAGACAAATCTCTCTCAATTACATGCACACGTCTACCATCCTGCAAATAAGAGTAAAATCAATCACAACCATGAAACTACTTTCTAATCTTAGATCATAGTGCATTTTCTCAACCAAATTGACTGGTCAGATGCGTATCATTGACAACAAATACATTAGATTGTGAGATGGTAGTTTGCCATTTGATAAACTAGCAACGGAAGCAACTTGAACAACA from Zingiber officinale cultivar Zhangliang chromosome 4B, Zo_v1.1, whole genome shotgun sequence includes:
- the LOC121977218 gene encoding squalene monooxygenase SE1-like isoform X1, with protein sequence MADQYLLGTIMASILMFFLLVGFWGCKRKAHLAPGNRSSCGIRAEKGGTGTDVIVVGAGVAGSALAYTLGKDGRRVHVIERDLSEPDRIVGELLQPGGYLKLLELGLEDCVGEIDAQRIVGYALFKDGKGTRLSYPLEKQHADVAGRSFHNGRFIQRMREKAASLANVQQEQGTVTSLIEENGTVKGVVYKTKSGEECKAFAPLTIVCDGCFSNLRRRLCSPKVDVPSCFVGLVLENCLLPFPNHGHVILGDPSPILFYPISSTEVRCLVDIPGNKVPSVANGEMANYLKTVVAPQVPIELHAAFIEAIDKGNIRSMPNRSMPAAPHPTPGALLLGDAFNMRHPLTGGGMTVALSDIVVLRDLLRPLHDLHDASSLCKYLESFYTLRKLTFYLQPVASTINTLAGALYKVFSASPDRARIEMRQACFDYLSLGGIYSSGPIALLSGLNPRPMSLVAHFFAVAVYGVGRLLLPFPSLKGLWIGARLISSASGIIFPIIKAEGVRQMFLPATVPAYYRVPPPS
- the LOC121977218 gene encoding squalene monooxygenase SE1-like isoform X2, with amino-acid sequence MADQYLLGTIMASILMFFLLVGFWGCKRKAHLAPGNRSSCGIRAEKGGTGTDVIVVGAGVAGSALAYTLGKDGRRVHVIERDLSEPDRIVGELLQPGGYLKLLELGLEDCVGEIDAQRIVGYALFKDGKGTRLSYPLEKQHADVAGRSFHNGRFIQRMREKAASLANVQQEQGTVTSLIEENGTVKGVVYKTKSGEECKAFAPLTIVCDGCFSNLRRRLCSPKVDVPSCFVGLVLENCLLPFPNHGHVILGDPSPILFYPISSTEVRCLVDIPGNKVPSVANGEMANYLKTVVAPQVPIELHAAFIEAIDKGNIRSMPNRSMPAAPHPTPGALLLGDAFNMRHPLTGGGMTVALSDIVVLRDLLRPLHDLHDASSLCKYLESFYTLRKPVASTINTLAGALYKVFSASPDRARIEMRQACFDYLSLGGIYSSGPIALLSGLNPRPMSLVAHFFAVAVYGVGRLLLPFPSLKGLWIGARLISSASGIIFPIIKAEGVRQMFLPATVPAYYRVPPPS